From the genome of Asterias amurensis chromosome 17, ASM3211899v1, one region includes:
- the LOC139949713 gene encoding E3 ubiquitin-protein ligase RNF217-like, with amino-acid sequence MDSAESQDKVVETASDPKQEGTVALIQEIIQDSLAKLNSLPSTSDRPRNQLRRSLSYPPTFTHICKECTGLCVCPTFRYFTDEDDNKMNSRRGKPQTKRCQSCVQDCSSMSLASLDSLGDIVITADEPNPTARPEKFLFPQGEEEYGECQVCLVSKMLHLRACCSMPICDLCVQTYVREKVNRRVVIIRCLNPACHCFIFKEEILHHLSSELYDKFLRFLAEDNGDPSQKTCPQCNRIAHFDIDVMIRTPKTRQNEQKVACACGLLWCFRCHAPWHPNMSCKEYFKGDRLLKSWAKERHFGEPNAKKCPKCKVYIQRSVGCDNMTCSRCFTSFCYSCGGRFYSLRYFGKHSSRFSVFGCKYQFKPNEPVKRIMIRGTLFGCQLLVAPICLTVAVSFLGVLLLAAGPWYLTSRARRVYRRKKHHRKFRKEARIYQQYLDQKKELYSGRKTSLTPRSATPVNLPASPWQPHTECVDDIRHENIPAV; translated from the exons ATGGATTCTGCTGAGTCTCAGGACAAAGTTGTAGAGACAGCATCCGATCCGAAACAAGAAGGGACAGTCGCACTGATTCAAGAAATAATCCAAGACTCTCTCGCCAAGTTGAATTCATTACCATCAACATCAGATCGTCCAAGAAACCAGCTCCGTCGTAGTCTGAGCTACCCACCCACTTTCACTCACATCTGCAAGGAGTGCACCGGATTGTGTGTTTGTCCAACATTCCGATACTTCACTGACGAGGATGACAACAAGATGAACTCAAGACGTGGTAAGCCTCAAACAAAGAGATGTCAGTCTTGCGTTCAGGATTGCAGCTCAATGTCCCTCGCCTCTTTAGATAGTCTTGGAGATATTGTGATCACTGCTGATGAGCCAAACCCGACGGCGAGACCTGAGAAGTTCTTGTTCCCACAAGGTGAGGAGGAATATGGAGAATGTCAAGTTTGTCTTGTCTCTAAGATGTTGCATCTCCGCGCTTGCTGCAGCATGCCGATCTGCGATCTCTGCGTCCAGACGTATGTTAGAGAGAAGGTGAACCGTCGCGTTGTCATCATCCGCTGCTTGAATCCCGCTTGTCACTGCTTCATCTTCAAGGAGGAGATCTTACATCATTTGAGTTCGGAGCTGTACGATAAGTTTCTGCGATTCTTGGCTGAGGATAACGGCGATCCGAGTCAGAAGACGTGTCCGCAGTGTAACCGCATCGCACACTTTGATATTGACGTCATGATAAG GACTCCTAAAACCCGGCAGAACGAGCAGAAAGTGGCTTGTGCCTGCGGCCTGCTGTGGTGTTTCCGCTGTCACGCTCCGTGGCATCCTAACATGTCATGTAAGGAATACTTCAAAGGGGATCGGCTACTCAAGTCATGGGCAAAGGAGAGACACTTTGGTGAACCCAACGCTAAGAAATGCCCTAAATGCAAG gtttatatacAACGAAGTGTTGGGTGCGACAACATGACTTGCAGTCGTTGTTTTACGTCGTTTTGTTATAGCTGTGGAGGTCGTTTTTATAGCTTGCGGTATTTTGGGAAGCATTCTTCACGCTTCAGTGTGTTTGGCTGCAAGTATCAATTCAAGCCCAACGAGCCGGTCAAGCGTATCATGATCCGGGGAACTCTATTTG gttgTCAATTACTTGTAGCTCCTATATGCCTGACTGTCGCCGTAAGTTTCCTTGGGGTTTTGCTCCTGGCTGCTGGACCTTGGTACCTCACCTCACGGGCTAGACGAGTTTACAGACGCAAAAAACATCATAGAAAATTCAGAAAAGAAGCAAGAATTTACCAACAGTATTTAGACCAGAAAAAGGAGTTGTATAGCGG GAGAAAAACTTCATTGACGCCCCGCTCAGCGACCCCTGTTAACCTCCCAGCATCACCATGGCAACCACATACTGAATGTGTTGATGACATCAGGCATGAGAACATTCCAGCAGTCTGA